Proteins encoded together in one Kitasatospora albolonga window:
- a CDS encoding resuscitation-promoting factor: MTPPPPASAVLLGAFHDQPTVADGLLRNDLAETLAEAPAAAAAPAHAPTVVDLPLAGPPPVVPRQGPTRAAARRAAKRRRTFAGQLAGSFMRPLAGPSPGPTTGKPGGGGPETLRRLVPRALVLAVLAGGTTAFVAHDKEVRLDVDGTPRTLHTFADDVTELLADEGVTVGAYDRVSPAPGTGLDHGDEVTVRYGRPVDLTLDGHHRRVWTTAETVAEALRRFGVRAEGAYLSAARSTPITRTGLTLTVRTERTVTFLADGQERTLRTNAATVREALAQAGITLHGQDATSVDPASFPRDGQTVSVLRITDTREVREEPIPYAVERSEDPGIFRGTEVVDRAGRNGLRRVTYAVRTVNGVRQKPRRTAEELVHRPVSRVVRTGTRQRPAAVTGADGLNWSALAACESGGRPGAVDPSGTYGGLYQFDTQTWQSLGGGGRPQDAPAAEQTYRAKKLYVQRGASPWPHCGRRLTG, encoded by the coding sequence ATGACCCCGCCCCCTCCCGCGTCGGCGGTCCTCCTCGGGGCGTTCCACGACCAGCCGACCGTGGCCGACGGGCTCCTCCGGAACGACCTGGCGGAAACCCTCGCGGAAGCCCCAGCCGCAGCCGCGGCCCCCGCCCACGCCCCGACCGTGGTCGACCTCCCGCTCGCCGGGCCCCCGCCCGTGGTGCCCCGCCAGGGCCCCACCCGCGCCGCCGCCCGCCGGGCCGCCAAACGCCGCCGTACGTTCGCGGGACAGCTCGCCGGGTCGTTCATGCGGCCGCTCGCCGGACCGTCCCCCGGACCGACCACGGGAAAGCCGGGCGGCGGTGGCCCCGAGACCCTGCGGCGCCTCGTCCCCCGGGCCCTCGTCCTCGCCGTCCTGGCGGGCGGCACCACCGCGTTCGTCGCCCACGACAAGGAAGTCCGGCTGGACGTCGACGGCACGCCCCGCACCCTGCACACCTTCGCCGACGACGTCACCGAGCTCCTCGCGGACGAAGGCGTCACCGTCGGCGCGTACGACCGCGTCTCCCCGGCCCCCGGCACCGGCCTGGACCACGGCGACGAGGTCACCGTCCGCTACGGCCGCCCCGTCGACCTCACGCTCGACGGCCACCACCGCCGGGTGTGGACGACGGCCGAGACGGTGGCGGAGGCCCTGCGCCGGTTCGGCGTCCGCGCCGAGGGGGCGTACCTCTCCGCCGCCCGCTCCACCCCGATCACCCGCACCGGCCTCACCCTCACCGTCCGCACCGAACGCACCGTGACCTTCCTGGCCGACGGCCAGGAACGCACCCTGCGCACCAACGCCGCCACCGTCCGCGAGGCCCTCGCCCAGGCGGGCATCACCCTGCACGGCCAGGACGCCACCTCCGTGGACCCCGCGAGCTTCCCGCGCGACGGCCAGACGGTCTCCGTCCTGCGGATCACCGACACCCGCGAGGTGCGCGAGGAGCCGATCCCGTACGCCGTCGAACGGAGCGAGGACCCCGGGATCTTCCGGGGCACCGAGGTCGTGGACCGGGCGGGGCGCAACGGCCTGCGCCGGGTCACGTACGCCGTCCGGACCGTCAACGGCGTACGGCAGAAGCCCCGCAGGACCGCCGAGGAGCTGGTCCACCGGCCGGTCAGCCGCGTCGTGCGCACCGGCACCCGGCAGCGGCCCGCGGCCGTCACCGGGGCGGACGGGCTGAACTGGTCCGCGCTCGCCGCCTGCGAGTCCGGCGGGCGGCCGGGGGCGGTCGACCCGAGCGGGACGTACGGCGGGCTCTACCAGTTCGACACGCAGACCTGGCAGTCCCTCGGCGGAGGCGGGCGCCCCCAGGACGCCCCCGCCGCCGAGCAGACGTACCGGGCGAAGAAGCTCTACGTACAGCGGGGGGCGAGTCCGTGGCCGCACTGCGGCCGTAGGCTTACCGGGTGA
- a CDS encoding AraC family transcriptional regulator, translated as MSRTEAPPLPEPLRVPVADSHTHLDMQDSTVEEALARAAAVNVTAVVQVGCDVAGSRWAAETAAAHTAVHASVALHPNEAPRIVHGDPDGTARQGAREPGGRAALDEALAEIDALAALGHVRGVGETGLDFFRTGPEGIAAQEESFRAHIEIAKRHGKALVIHDRDAHADVLRVLADAGAPERTVFHCYSGDAEMAEVCARAGYFMSFAGNVTFKNAQPLRDALAVAPTELVLVETDAPFLTPAPYRGRPNAPYLIPVTLRAMAEVKGVDEDTLAAAVYDNTARAFDF; from the coding sequence ATGAGCCGTACCGAAGCCCCGCCGCTGCCCGAACCCCTCCGGGTCCCGGTCGCCGACTCCCACACCCACCTGGACATGCAGGACTCCACCGTCGAGGAGGCCCTCGCCCGGGCCGCCGCGGTGAACGTCACGGCGGTGGTCCAAGTGGGCTGCGACGTGGCGGGCTCCCGCTGGGCCGCCGAGACCGCCGCCGCCCACACCGCCGTCCACGCCTCGGTCGCCCTGCACCCCAATGAGGCCCCGCGCATCGTCCACGGCGATCCGGACGGGACCGCGCGGCAGGGGGCCCGGGAGCCCGGCGGGAGGGCGGCGCTGGACGAGGCGCTGGCGGAGATCGACGCGCTGGCCGCCCTCGGCCACGTACGCGGGGTCGGGGAGACGGGCCTCGACTTCTTCCGTACGGGCCCCGAGGGCATCGCCGCCCAGGAGGAGTCGTTCCGGGCCCACATCGAGATCGCCAAGCGGCACGGCAAGGCCCTGGTCATCCACGACCGGGACGCCCACGCGGACGTCCTGCGGGTCCTCGCGGACGCGGGTGCGCCCGAGCGGACGGTGTTCCACTGCTACTCCGGGGACGCCGAGATGGCCGAGGTCTGCGCGCGCGCCGGGTACTTCATGTCGTTCGCGGGCAACGTGACCTTCAAGAACGCCCAGCCGCTGCGCGACGCGCTCGCCGTGGCCCCCACCGAGCTGGTCCTCGTCGAGACGGACGCGCCCTTCCTCACCCCCGCCCCGTACCGGGGACGGCCCAACGCCCCCTATCTCATCCCCGTCACGCTCCGCGCGATGGCCGAGGTGAAGGGCGTCGACGAGGACACGCTGGCCGCCGCGGTCTACGACAACACGGCACGCGCGTTCGACTTTTAA
- a CDS encoding 16S rRNA (adenine(1518)-N(6)/adenine(1519)-N(6))-dimethyltransferase — protein MSSTEPDALLGPADIRDLAAKLGVRPTKQRGQNFVIDANTVRRIVRTAEVRPDDVVVEVGPGLGSLTLALLEAADRVVAVEIDDTLAAALPATVQARMPQRADRFALVHSDAMLVTELPGPAPTALVANLPYNVAVPVLLTMLERFPSIERTLVMVQAEVADRLAARPGNKVYGVPSVKANWYAEVKRAGSIGRNVFWPAPNVDSGLVSLVRRTEPLATKATRAEVFAVVDAAFAQRRKTLRAALSGWAGSAPAAEAALTAAGISPQARGESLTVEEFAAIAEHKPEVSE, from the coding sequence GTGAGCAGCACAGAGCCCGACGCCCTCCTGGGCCCCGCAGACATCCGCGACCTGGCCGCGAAGCTGGGCGTACGCCCCACCAAGCAGCGCGGTCAGAACTTCGTCATCGACGCCAACACCGTCCGCCGCATCGTGCGCACGGCCGAGGTCCGCCCGGACGACGTGGTCGTCGAGGTCGGCCCCGGGCTCGGCTCGCTGACCCTGGCGCTGCTGGAGGCGGCGGACCGGGTGGTCGCGGTCGAGATCGACGACACCCTCGCGGCCGCGCTGCCCGCCACGGTCCAGGCCCGGATGCCGCAGCGCGCCGACCGGTTCGCCCTCGTCCACTCGGACGCGATGCTGGTCACCGAGCTGCCGGGCCCCGCGCCCACCGCGCTCGTCGCGAACCTCCCGTACAACGTGGCCGTGCCCGTCCTGCTCACCATGCTGGAGCGCTTCCCCAGCATCGAGCGGACCCTCGTGATGGTCCAGGCCGAGGTCGCCGACCGCCTCGCCGCCCGGCCGGGGAACAAGGTCTACGGCGTGCCGTCGGTGAAGGCCAACTGGTACGCGGAGGTCAAGCGCGCGGGCTCCATCGGCCGCAATGTCTTCTGGCCCGCCCCGAACGTCGACTCCGGCCTCGTCTCGCTGGTCCGCCGCACCGAACCGCTCGCCACCAAGGCCACCCGCGCCGAGGTCTTCGCCGTCGTGGACGCGGCCTTCGCCCAGCGCCGCAAGACGCTCCGGGCCGCGCTCTCCGGCTGGGCCGGGTCCGCGCCCGCCGCCGAGGCCGCGCTGACGGCCGCCGGGATCTCGCCGCAGGCGCGCGGGGAGTCGCTGACGGTGGAGGAGTTCGCGGCGATCGCGGAGCACAAGCCGGAGGTGTCGGAATGA